tgatggccctcttctcacagctccacaaggcagtgccccagtggggactctgtgtttGTGCTtagaccccacatttcccttccacacttaCCTAACAGAGGCTCTCTATGAGGGCTCTTTCCCTGCAGCAAACGTCTGCTGGACATCCAAGCATTTctacacatcctctgaaatctaggcagaggtttccaaacctcaatttgTGACTTCTGTGCACACACAGGCTCAACATcacatgaaagctgccaaggcttggggcttgcaccttctgaagccatGGGTCAACCGAACCTTcaccccttttagccacagctgtaGTGGCTGGGACActgggcaccaagtccctaggctgcacacagcaggggggccctgggcctggcctatgaaactgtttttccttcctaggcctccaggcctgtaatGGGAATGGCTGAagtgaagatctctgacatgccctggagatattttcctcaCTGTCTTGGCAATTAATATTTGACTCCTAGTTACatatgcaaatttttgcagccagtgtgaatttctcctcagaaaataaatttttcatttgtcttgcatcttcaggctgcaaattttccaaacttttatgatctgcttcccttttaaataaaagttccaaTTCTAAAcaatatatttgtaaatacataaaactgaatgcttttaatgGCACCCAAGTcaactcttgaatgctttgttgcttagaaatttcttctcccagataccctaaatcatctttctcaggttcaaaattccacaaatctctagggcaaggaCAACATGccaccagtctctgctaaaacatagcaagagtcacctttattccagttctcaacaagttcctcatctccatctaaaACCACCTCATCCTGGACTTAACTGTtcatgtcactatcagcattttggtcaaagctattcaacaagtccctggaaagttccaaactttcttaCATCttactgtcttcttctgagccctccaaactgttccaacctctgcctcttacccagttccaaagctgcttccacatttctGGGTGTCTTCACAGCAGCACCCCGCTACCCGATAACGATatctatattagtcagggttctctaaagggacagaactaataggatagatgtatatatgaagaggagtttattagggtaattgactcacatgatcacaaggtgaagtcccacaacaggccgcaagctgaggagccaggaagccagtccaagtctcaaaacctcaaaagtagagaaGCCAATGGTggagccttcagtctgtggccgaagaCCCGAGAGCTCCTGGCAAATCGCTGGTATATatgtccaagagtccaaaagccgAAGAAcatggagtctgatgttcaagggcaggaagcacctGCATGGGacaaagatggaggccagaagacttagcTAGTCTAGCccttccacattcttctgcctgcttttgttctggccctgctggcagctgattggatTATGCCCACCcaattgagggtgggtctgcctctcccagtccactgactcaagtgttaatctcctttggcaacccCCTCAGAGACATACCCAGGAACAATACCTTGCAttcttcagtccaatcaagttgacattcaataTTAGCCATCACAGAACTCCGTGTGAAGAAGAGGAAAGGATTGGAGTGATACATATACAAGCCAAAAAATGCAAAGGATTCCTGGTCATTGCCAGAAGCTAGGAAAGAGGCAAGAAATAGATTCTTCCTAAGCACCCTCAGGAGTcaaccctgccgacaccttgatctcagacttctgaccttcagaactatgagacagtaaatatctattgtttaagtcacccagtttgtgctACTTTGTTGCagtagccctaggaaactaacactCCAGCTCTGATTGattcaagaaacaaaatatttagggGTACTAATATTGAATTAATAGCTTGCTCAATTATTAAAATGAGGAATAAGACTGTTACCAACATGAAAGTTAAGTTCCAATCTGCATAGAAATAAGTGCTGTTCCTTGTAGTCCTGTTCCAGCTGAATGTCATGATTTAGGAAGATCAAAACTGTTTcttctctataaaatatatttttccacatCATAAAACTTACCTATTCTATTGTTAAGGAATAAACATTCCTAGCAACTTATTTGATTTCATATAATAGTGAAACACCCAGTAGAAGGAAGAATGCATTTTATCATAGCTGCATGATcaactttttaaattgaatttataatATGACCAGTTTgttactaggaaaaaaaaaaaagtaaaaacatgctGATCAATTATCAGATCTCCCTGCTGCTTCAGTCACTTCAGTCTCTTCAGTGTACTCAAGCATGCatatgaaaaagagagagagagagagagagaataaacacACATTCCTAACTCTAAGATATATACGATAGAAcgtaagttgattttttaaaattgtagaaatGTGGATGATATTGATTCTCCAATATATTCTGAACTACCTCTCACAACCTGCTTTTTTACTACGAACTTAcagcaaaattataaaaagatgtCTGTGGATTCTCTAAAGGCTGCAGAATCGTGTGATAATTGCTCATTTCTCTTTCCCTACAGGCTCTCTGGGACTGGGTCCTTAGGTATAGTAGTGCAATAACTACCATTCCTTGAagacttactatgtgccagtctCAGTGCTAAGATTTTAATCACTGGCATATTAAACAGCAAATACAAGAGGTTTGATTGGCATAGGCGCCCATTGTGTTTTACGTACCAGAAGCTACTTTAAACAACACAATTGATACCAGATTAAATTTTTTTGATATcccaatatgtttttaaaatggtgaAGAATACCAGACAGTTTGTTATTCCAAGGtagtgtttgttttgctttgcagACATATCCTGACTTTTAGTACAACAACTTTGAGGCTTGGAATCCTCCTTTCACCACTGAACTCATTTTGCAACATGCAATTGCCAATAGCTGGCAGTCGTATAGTTTTGAATtgatattcaaaaatatttgtcaattttgtccaAGAACtgttaaatataagaaatatgtTTA
The nucleotide sequence above comes from Macaca nemestrina isolate mMacNem1 chromosome 4, mMacNem.hap1, whole genome shotgun sequence. Encoded proteins:
- the LOC105472791 gene encoding uncharacterized protein isoform X2, translating into MAWWCFLPLNIRLHVLRLLDSWTYIPAICQELSGLRPQTEGSTIGFSTFEVLRLGLASWLLSLRPVVGLHLVIIRLTAKPLREKSMGDKLSHAAEMSWRFSTAPLGQCLDKSSTCDKK
- the LOC105472791 gene encoding uncharacterized protein isoform X1, translated to MAWWCFLPLNIRLHVLRLLDSWTYIPAICQELSGLRPQTEGSTIGFSTFEVLRLGLASWLLSLRPVVGLHLVIIRLTAKPLREKSMGDKLSHAAEMSWRFSTAPLGQCLDKAIFPSRQHRHQWI